In Pecten maximus unplaced genomic scaffold, xPecMax1.1, whole genome shotgun sequence, one DNA window encodes the following:
- the LOC117321166 gene encoding putative nuclease HARBI1, producing MNAFGIRFVSRMLRPYLESPTDRNHALSVTVKVAIGLRFLATGKMQLCNGDDFGVSQPTVSRVVTQFINALTMPQIVARFIKFPRSDAEVRLNQIGFHAIAGFPGIVGVIDGTHIRIVAPSQNEADFVNRKQFHSINVQMVFDHRYKIIDLVARWPGSTHDARILRQSQLYQNFENRTISRNPHLLGDSGYPAKPWLLTPYLQPQPGQQTNYNTAHKRTRTVVERGIGQLKRRFHVLHGEIRMDPTKATKIVMACGVLYNICKIGQIPLPDNDGSNDEDDDEDDDEDDDEGGDEYDNEDGINAARMSGTHYRQHITTTYF from the exons ATGAATGCTTTTGGCATCCGGTTTGTGTCCCGTATGCTTCGTCCATACCTGGAATCACCGACAGATCGGAACCATGCACTCTCTGTCACAGTTAAAGTTGCCATTGGTCTGAGATTCCTAGCCACAGGTAAAATGCAGTTATGCAATGGTGATGACTTTGGTGTTAGTCAGCCGACGGTGTCCAGAGTAGTAACACAGTTCATTAACGCTTTGACAATGCCACAGATTGTTGCCAGATTTATCAAATTTCCGAGAAGCGATGCGGAG GTACGGTTGAACCAGATAGGATTCCATGCTATTGCCGGGTTCCCTGGTATTGTCGGAGTTATTGATGGGACCCATATCAGGATTGTTGCTCCATCACAGAACGAGGCGGATTTCGTCAACAGAAAGCAGTTCCACAGTATAAACGTTCAAATGGTTTTTGACCACAGATATAAGATAATTGATTTGGTAGCAAGATGGCCTGGATCTACACACGATGCCAGGATACTTCGTCAAAGCCAACTGTACCAGAACTTCGAAAACCGCACAATTTCAAGAAATCCCCATTTACTTGGAGACAGTGGTTATCCAGCTAAACCCTGGTTATTGACTCCTTATCTACAACCACAACCAGGCCAACAGACCAATTACAATAC TGCCCATAAGCGAACACGGACTGTTGTAGAGCGAGGCATCGGGCAGCTGAAACGCCGGTTCCATGTTCTCCACGGAGAGATCAGAATGGACCCGACAAAAGCAACGAAGATTGTTATGGCGTGCGGCGtactgtacaacatttgcaagaTTGGCCAAATTCCTCTCCCTGACAATGATGGCAGTAATGACGAGGACGATGATGAGGACGATGACGAGGACGATGATGAAGGCGGGGATGAGTATGATAATGAAGATGGCATTAATGCAGCCCGGATGAGTGGTACACACTACCGCCAACATATAACCACTACTTATTTCTAG